The proteins below are encoded in one region of Aequorivita iocasae:
- a CDS encoding DUF2207 domain-containing protein, which produces MNSIVAINTKINNLLLDKKLFLLFFGMLFFLKTSAQDFIVNKCVVDIYISEEGYFDVMENYDITFTAHKHGIFRTIRTNYDLFTEDSIQEKRKIKIRNIEVPNHKYEADFDFVQKISDNLQIKIGDKNKTIIGPQHYEIKYRVYNAFLFGDSQIRFYWNIKSDMWQTVFEKIDFNIHPPENVDVGLDNIFIYTDFGGETNESTEYDINYENGVFKAKSLPRFKSYLGQNVTVLLNLPLGSVEEIKPWWPFWTNYGWTLILAVLLVLFYWVWNKYGKDDRVVATTSYFPPSGIDPAMAGFLIDDTEDTQDLIALIPYWGSRGIITMEQIPKKGWFGKDDTKLTKLKPLPDGAPDYERKIFDGLFGSSTVSSKQEVLISSLKDSFYTKMASAKTLLKAKAQIYYEAEAKKMQTRTIIATLLLGVFLFGFFLLIWGLFAALAVIPVTVFLLFMTVHLVKKNTKGNKMLSELKGFKSFIKIAEENKLKMLLRDSPSYFETTMGYALAFGLFNQWTKKFEALDLQPPSWYTSSTGAITMHNFSQSFSDSISTAKATMVSSPSSSSSGGGGSSGGGFGGGGGGSW; this is translated from the coding sequence ATGAATAGCATTGTGGCAATAAACACCAAGATTAATAATCTGTTGTTGGATAAAAAACTATTCCTGCTTTTTTTTGGGATGCTATTTTTTCTGAAAACATCAGCGCAGGATTTTATTGTCAACAAATGCGTGGTTGATATTTATATCAGCGAGGAAGGCTATTTTGATGTCATGGAAAATTATGACATTACTTTCACGGCCCACAAGCACGGTATCTTCAGAACCATCCGCACCAATTATGATTTATTTACCGAAGATAGCATTCAGGAAAAGCGTAAAATAAAGATTAGAAATATTGAAGTGCCCAATCATAAGTATGAAGCTGATTTCGATTTTGTACAGAAAATTAGTGACAACCTTCAAATAAAAATTGGCGATAAGAATAAAACCATTATTGGTCCGCAGCATTACGAAATAAAGTACAGGGTTTACAACGCTTTTCTGTTTGGTGATTCGCAGATTCGGTTTTACTGGAACATAAAATCTGACATGTGGCAAACCGTTTTTGAGAAGATAGATTTTAACATCCATCCACCGGAGAATGTTGATGTAGGTTTGGACAATATTTTTATCTATACAGATTTTGGTGGTGAAACAAATGAAAGCACGGAGTATGATATTAATTACGAAAATGGAGTTTTTAAGGCAAAGAGCCTTCCGCGTTTTAAATCATATTTAGGTCAAAATGTAACGGTACTGCTCAATCTTCCTTTGGGTTCTGTAGAGGAAATCAAACCTTGGTGGCCTTTCTGGACAAATTATGGCTGGACTTTGATACTCGCCGTATTGTTAGTGCTGTTTTATTGGGTATGGAATAAATATGGCAAAGATGATAGGGTAGTGGCAACTACCAGTTACTTTCCGCCCAGCGGCATAGATCCCGCAATGGCTGGTTTTTTAATTGACGATACCGAAGATACACAAGACCTTATTGCCTTGATCCCATATTGGGGTTCGCGAGGAATTATCACTATGGAGCAAATACCAAAAAAGGGCTGGTTTGGTAAGGACGACACCAAATTAACCAAACTTAAACCCTTGCCCGACGGTGCGCCCGATTATGAACGGAAAATTTTTGACGGGCTTTTTGGCAGCTCAACAGTTTCCTCGAAACAGGAAGTGTTGATAAGTAGTCTAAAAGATTCATTTTATACGAAAATGGCAAGTGCCAAAACACTTCTGAAAGCCAAAGCTCAAATATATTATGAGGCCGAAGCAAAGAAAATGCAGACCCGAACTATAATTGCCACATTGCTTCTTGGGGTTTTTCTATTTGGCTTTTTCTTACTTATATGGGGGCTTTTTGCCGCTTTGGCAGTAATTCCAGTTACTGTATTTCTTTTATTTATGACAGTCCATTTAGTAAAGAAAAATACAAAAGGCAATAAAATGCTTTCCGAGTTAAAAGGTTTCAAAAGCTTTATAAAGATTGCTGAGGAAAACAAGTTAAAAATGCTATTGCGAGACAGTCCGTCTTATTTTGAGACCACTATGGGGTATGCCCTTGCTTTTGGACTATTCAATCAATGGACTAAAAAGTTTGAGGCACTGGATCTGCAACCGCCCAGTTGGTACACTTCATCAACCGGCGCCATTACGATGCACAATTTTTCACAATCATTTTCAGATTCCATTTCTACGGCTAAGGCTACCATGGTAAGTTCTCCATCCAGCAGTAGTTCTGGTGGTGGCGGTTCATCGGGCGGCGGTTTTGGCGGTGGCGGTGGCGGGAGCTGGTAG
- a CDS encoding ABC transporter permease: MLRLLNIELQKLRYNRSAKVISIIYFVLITFIALIASIEFNFGDFHFRVADQGIFNFPYIWHFNTYVAAILKLFLAIVIVSMMSNEYSYRTLKQNLIDGLSKKEFVLSKFLTVLLFAVISTVFIFGVSLILGLFFSDYNEIGIIFSDMEYIGAYFIKLVAFFSFCLFLGVLVKRSAFALGFLIIWQIVEWLGYGLMKWQFFKDTEIADNVAQFFPLNAMANLIKEPLSRLGAIQSAANQLGENFTKDYQVTWLNVLIVLIWTSLFIYWSYAILKKRDL, encoded by the coding sequence ATGCTACGATTATTAAATATAGAACTTCAAAAACTGCGCTATAACCGTTCGGCAAAGGTTATTTCCATAATTTATTTTGTACTAATCACTTTTATCGCCCTAATTGCGTCCATTGAGTTTAACTTTGGTGATTTTCACTTTCGGGTTGCCGATCAGGGAATTTTCAACTTTCCGTATATCTGGCATTTCAATACCTATGTGGCAGCAATTTTGAAATTGTTTTTGGCCATAGTGATTGTTTCCATGATGAGCAATGAGTACAGTTATAGAACTTTAAAACAAAACCTTATTGACGGCCTTAGCAAAAAGGAATTTGTACTTTCAAAGTTTTTGACCGTCTTGCTTTTTGCAGTGATATCAACGGTTTTTATTTTTGGTGTCTCATTGATTTTGGGACTTTTCTTTTCAGATTACAATGAAATAGGAATCATTTTTAGCGATATGGAATACATAGGCGCTTATTTCATAAAACTTGTCGCCTTCTTCTCTTTCTGTCTTTTTCTTGGGGTTTTGGTGAAACGTTCTGCCTTTGCATTAGGTTTTTTGATTATATGGCAAATTGTGGAATGGTTGGGCTATGGCTTGATGAAATGGCAATTTTTCAAAGACACGGAAATTGCTGATAATGTTGCGCAATTCTTCCCTTTGAATGCAATGGCAAACCTTATAAAAGAACCACTTAGCCGTTTGGGCGCAATTCAGTCTGCTGCAAATCAATTGGGTGAAAATTTCACAAAAGACTATCAGGTTACTTGGCTCAATGTGTTGATTGTTCTTATTTGGACCTCCCTTTTTATTTATTGGTCCTACGCCATTCTAAAAAAAAGAGATCTTTAG
- a CDS encoding alpha-ketoglutarate-dependent dioxygenase AlkB family protein: MELFNFEMDTEHNLLPRDGIVNYFGRVFSEKEANHYYNILLNSIAWKNDEAIIFGKKIITKRKVAWYGEKEFEYTYSKVTKKAHLWTPELLQLKKKIETKSGETFNSCLLNLYHSGEEGMSWHSDAEKDLKKNGAIASVSFGAERKFAFKHKETKETVSLNLQHGSLLIMKGATQTHWLHRLPPTKKIQSPRVNLTFRTIV; the protein is encoded by the coding sequence ATGGAATTGTTCAACTTTGAAATGGATACCGAGCATAACCTGTTGCCTAGGGATGGTATTGTAAATTACTTCGGAAGGGTATTTTCTGAAAAAGAAGCCAATCATTATTACAACATACTTCTGAATAGCATTGCCTGGAAAAATGACGAAGCCATCATCTTTGGAAAAAAAATTATCACCAAAAGAAAAGTAGCATGGTACGGTGAAAAAGAGTTTGAATATACCTATTCAAAAGTGACAAAAAAAGCGCATTTGTGGACACCCGAACTCCTGCAACTAAAAAAGAAAATAGAAACAAAAAGTGGCGAAACTTTTAACAGTTGCCTATTAAACCTTTACCACTCTGGCGAGGAAGGCATGTCATGGCACAGCGATGCCGAAAAAGACCTGAAAAAAAATGGCGCCATAGCCTCGGTAAGTTTTGGGGCAGAGCGCAAGTTTGCCTTTAAACATAAGGAAACCAAAGAAACCGTTTCCCTAAACCTACAACATGGTAGCCTATTGATTATGAAAGGTGCTACACAAACCCACTGGCTGCACCGCTTGCCACCTACAAAAAAAATACAATCGCCGAGGGTCAATCTTACTTTTAGAACGATTGTCTAA
- a CDS encoding ABC transporter ATP-binding protein: MENILTINNLTKKFGSLTAVDNLSFSIEKGNVYGILGPNGSGKSTTLGIVLNVVNKTTGDFKWFDGNIDTHNALKKVGAIIERPNFYPYMTAVQNLQLVCKIKEVSEEKISEKLELVGLLDRKDSKFSTFSLGMKQRLAIASALLNDPEILILDEPTNGLDPQGIHQIREIIKIIASQGTTILLASHLLDEVEKVCTHVVILRKGVSLYSGSVDGMNASHGFLTMQSNNMEALENALEGNAAFGIVKREGDYLIAYLNAPMDASEVNRLLFEKGITLSHLVKRKESLEEQFLELTKQN; this comes from the coding sequence GTGGAAAACATTCTCACCATAAATAATCTAACCAAGAAATTTGGCTCCCTAACTGCCGTGGATAATCTTTCCTTTTCAATTGAAAAAGGCAATGTTTACGGTATCCTCGGCCCAAACGGTAGCGGTAAAAGTACCACACTGGGCATCGTGCTTAATGTGGTAAACAAAACTACTGGCGACTTTAAATGGTTTGATGGCAACATAGATACACACAACGCTTTAAAGAAAGTAGGCGCCATCATTGAACGCCCCAACTTTTACCCGTATATGACCGCCGTGCAAAACCTGCAACTGGTGTGTAAAATAAAGGAAGTTTCGGAAGAAAAGATTTCTGAAAAACTAGAGCTTGTAGGACTTTTGGACAGAAAGGACAGCAAGTTCAGTACTTTTTCCTTAGGGATGAAACAACGCTTGGCAATCGCTTCGGCACTGCTAAACGACCCTGAAATATTAATACTCGATGAGCCAACAAACGGATTAGACCCGCAGGGAATCCATCAAATCCGCGAAATAATAAAAATAATTGCCTCCCAAGGAACAACCATTTTGCTGGCTTCGCATTTACTCGACGAGGTTGAAAAAGTGTGCACACACGTGGTCATTCTTCGGAAAGGTGTGAGTCTTTATTCTGGCAGTGTGGATGGGATGAACGCCAGTCACGGTTTTTTAACGATGCAGAGCAACAATATGGAAGCGCTTGAAAATGCTTTGGAAGGAAACGCTGCCTTTGGCATCGTAAAGCGCGAAGGCGATTATTTAATCGCTTACCTCAACGCCCCGATGGATGCTTCGGAAGTGAACAGACTTCTTTTTGAAAAAGGCATCACGCTTAGCCACCTTGTGAAACGCAAGGAAAGTCTTGAAGAACAATTCCTTGAACTTACCAAACAAAACTAA
- a CDS encoding T9SS type B sorting domain-containing protein — MKYIFSIFCLFIFTGVFSQDISLFRQFNGQYDYTAFGNTLNVEENGQGGQCFILTSSSANFQLQSNQEVVAAYLYWAGSGPGDFNVTFNQVPITAERTFNESYNSGGQDYIYFSAFADVTEQIQTTGNGNYTLSDLDLTLVIPAYCSPPGSGTNFGGWAVTVVYEDVTLPNNQVNIFDGLQSVSRVDQTLEITLSNLMVLDTEGAKIGFLAWEGDRGLAVNETLRINGNILSNLPLNPPDNAFNGTNSFTGSDVLYNMDIDVYPISNYISPGDTSATIQLTSGQDFVMVNNIITVLNTQLPDATISIDNIIGGTECGNRELTIDYTVYNFNSTDILPAGTPIAFYADETLVAQSATVGVIPIDGQESGTVTFTVPSNIESDFILKAIVDDTGNGSGIVDEINEENNEDETSIHLLLNPIITGLRNLETCDVIGEEFFDLTESTSQIDPVYELSFHLSEADAQNNENPIANPENFQNTENPETIYIRVSNPDCFLVDSFAVEVVPCPLPDATIELPEISACRDRELLLPFTVYNLEATAPLPANTSIAFYTNGLLLGLSQTQQSLPIGSSENGEVELLLPDSLPNTFTIIAVVDDDGNGNGAVEEFREDNNSFKQTISFESIPPIPNLPNLLECDTGFDTAIFDLTQQDDLISTGNDDVILYFTTMENALENTNPISNPTQYQNGTDPQSIYVRLENEICFTTASFLLTTQNCAPFIPQGFSPNGDGINDTFEISNLLNIYENFELNIYSREGNLIHTAHNVDGFWDGVATKGLLFTGSTVPVGTYYYVLVLNDPKYPEAFIGWVYVNY, encoded by the coding sequence TTGAAGTACATTTTTTCCATATTCTGTTTATTTATCTTCACTGGAGTTTTTTCTCAGGATATTTCGCTCTTTAGGCAATTCAATGGTCAATATGACTACACAGCATTTGGCAATACATTAAATGTTGAAGAAAATGGTCAAGGCGGACAATGCTTCATTCTTACCAGCAGCAGTGCCAACTTTCAATTACAATCCAATCAAGAGGTAGTTGCTGCCTATTTATATTGGGCAGGGTCTGGTCCTGGGGATTTCAACGTAACCTTCAACCAAGTTCCGATAACTGCAGAACGCACCTTTAATGAAAGTTATAACAGCGGCGGACAGGATTATATTTATTTTTCAGCATTTGCAGATGTTACCGAGCAAATTCAAACCACCGGAAATGGCAACTATACACTTTCCGATTTAGACCTTACGCTTGTAATTCCTGCATATTGCAGTCCACCAGGCTCGGGCACCAACTTCGGGGGTTGGGCGGTGACCGTGGTTTATGAGGATGTGACCCTTCCCAACAATCAAGTAAATATATTTGATGGTTTGCAAAGTGTATCGCGCGTTGACCAAACTTTGGAAATAACCTTGAGTAATTTGATGGTTTTGGATACCGAAGGTGCCAAAATAGGCTTCCTGGCTTGGGAAGGCGACCGTGGACTTGCTGTAAACGAAACCCTTCGCATCAATGGGAATATTCTTAGCAATCTGCCGCTAAATCCTCCCGACAATGCCTTTAATGGCACCAACAGTTTTACGGGCAGTGATGTACTTTACAATATGGATATTGATGTGTATCCTATTTCTAATTATATAAGCCCGGGCGATACCTCAGCTACTATCCAACTTACCAGCGGACAGGATTTTGTGATGGTGAACAACATTATTACCGTATTAAATACCCAACTGCCGGATGCTACTATTTCAATTGATAATATAATTGGCGGTACGGAATGTGGCAATCGGGAGCTGACCATAGATTATACCGTTTATAACTTCAACAGTACCGATATATTACCTGCCGGAACACCCATTGCTTTTTATGCAGATGAAACCTTAGTAGCTCAAAGTGCTACTGTGGGAGTGATACCCATTGACGGACAGGAAAGTGGAACCGTAACATTTACGGTTCCCAGCAATATTGAATCAGATTTTATTCTTAAAGCTATCGTGGATGATACCGGAAACGGCAGCGGAATAGTCGATGAAATAAATGAAGAAAACAACGAAGACGAAACATCAATCCATTTATTGCTAAATCCAATAATTACGGGACTTCGCAATCTGGAAACTTGTGATGTTATTGGCGAAGAATTTTTTGATTTAACCGAATCAACTTCCCAGATTGACCCCGTTTATGAATTGAGTTTTCATCTTTCTGAGGCAGATGCGCAAAACAATGAAAACCCAATTGCAAATCCTGAAAACTTTCAGAATACCGAAAACCCAGAGACCATTTATATTCGAGTTTCAAATCCAGATTGTTTTCTAGTTGATAGTTTTGCTGTAGAGGTTGTTCCGTGCCCTTTGCCCGATGCCACGATTGAACTTCCTGAAATTTCTGCCTGTCGCGATAGAGAATTATTGCTTCCTTTTACGGTTTATAATTTGGAAGCCACGGCACCGCTGCCTGCCAATACTTCCATAGCGTTTTATACGAACGGACTTTTGTTGGGACTTTCGCAAACACAGCAAAGTCTTCCAATTGGTAGTAGTGAAAATGGCGAGGTAGAACTTCTTTTGCCAGACAGTTTACCAAATACTTTTACAATCATAGCTGTTGTGGACGATGATGGAAATGGCAACGGCGCGGTTGAAGAATTTCGGGAGGACAATAACAGTTTTAAGCAAACTATTTCCTTTGAAAGCATCCCTCCCATTCCCAACTTGCCCAATCTATTGGAATGCGACACAGGTTTTGATACGGCAATTTTTGACTTAACACAACAGGACGATTTGATAAGCACGGGGAACGATGATGTAATATTGTATTTTACAACTATGGAAAATGCTTTGGAGAATACTAATCCCATTAGCAATCCAACACAATATCAAAACGGCACTGATCCACAATCAATCTATGTACGGCTCGAAAACGAAATCTGCTTTACCACAGCTTCCTTTTTATTGACTACACAAAACTGTGCTCCTTTTATTCCACAAGGTTTCTCACCCAACGGTGATGGTATAAACGATACTTTTGAAATAAGCAATCTGCTGAACATTTACGAAAACTTTGAACTTAACATTTACTCTCGCGAGGGTAACCTGATACACACTGCCCATAACGTTGATGGCTTTTGGGATGGTGTGGCTACAAAAGGACTGCTGTTTACGGGAAGTACCGTTCCCGTGGGCACTTATTATTACGTCTTGGTGCTGAACGACCCCAAATATCCCGAAGCTTTTATAGGTTGGGTTTATGTGAATTATTAA
- a CDS encoding peptidylprolyl isomerase, which translates to MQDGIYAKITTEKGEILIKLTHDKTPGTVGNFVALAEGNLENSAKPQGTPYYDGLKFHRVIPDFMIQGGDPKGTGSGGPGYDFEDEFHQDLRHDTPGVLSMANAGPASNGSQFFITHVATPWLDNKHTIFGNVVEGQDVVDSVAQGDTMQKVEIIRVGEEAKNWNAVEAFRSFTGEREQRIAKMKEAQEAELKKISEGFDRTDSGLLYKIIQKGNGKKAEKGKTVSVHYKGALTDGTEFDSSYKRKQPIDFQLGVGQVIAGWDEGIQLLQVGDKARFVIPSHLGYGERGAGGVIPPNASLIFDVELMDVK; encoded by the coding sequence ATGCAAGACGGTATTTACGCAAAAATAACCACCGAAAAAGGAGAAATCCTGATAAAACTAACGCACGACAAAACTCCGGGAACGGTTGGAAACTTTGTGGCTTTGGCTGAAGGTAATTTGGAAAATTCAGCAAAACCACAGGGAACACCCTATTATGATGGGTTAAAATTTCACCGTGTAATCCCAGATTTTATGATTCAGGGCGGCGATCCAAAGGGAACAGGCTCTGGCGGACCGGGTTATGATTTTGAGGATGAGTTCCATCAAGACCTTCGCCACGATACCCCGGGGGTGCTTTCCATGGCAAATGCTGGGCCAGCGAGCAACGGTAGTCAATTTTTTATAACGCACGTTGCAACGCCTTGGTTGGACAACAAACACACGATTTTTGGAAATGTAGTGGAAGGGCAGGACGTTGTTGATAGTGTTGCGCAAGGCGATACTATGCAAAAGGTTGAAATAATCCGCGTAGGCGAAGAAGCCAAAAACTGGAATGCTGTTGAGGCTTTTAGAAGTTTTACTGGTGAAAGGGAGCAGCGAATTGCAAAAATGAAAGAGGCTCAGGAAGCCGAACTGAAAAAAATTTCAGAAGGTTTTGATAGAACCGATAGCGGACTTCTTTACAAAATAATTCAAAAAGGAAACGGGAAAAAAGCCGAAAAGGGAAAAACAGTTTCTGTGCATTACAAAGGTGCATTAACTGACGGAACTGAATTTGACTCGTCATACAAAAGAAAACAACCGATCGATTTTCAACTGGGCGTTGGCCAAGTAATCGCTGGTTGGGATGAAGGCATCCAATTATTGCAAGTGGGCGATAAGGCCCGTTTTGTAATTCCTTCACATTTAGGTTACGGTGAACGCGGAGCTGGCGGGGTTATTCCTCCAAACGCATCCTTGATTTTTGATGTGGAATTGATGGACGTAAAGTAG
- a CDS encoding LemA family protein, which yields MNIILLVIGILAVVAILLVIVYNRFVKNRNMVKDAWSNIDVALKRRYDLIPNLVETVKGYAAHEKSTLESVIEARNAAMAVPSNDINAQIKAENQLQQSLRSIFALGEAYPDLKANINFLDLQQKLNEIEENLERSRRYYNGTVRENNTYGESLPGVVFAGMLNYQHFDYFETDEASRENVKVSFG from the coding sequence ATGAATATTATTTTACTTGTTATTGGTATTCTTGCTGTCGTGGCTATCCTACTTGTTATAGTCTATAACCGTTTTGTAAAAAATAGAAATATGGTAAAAGACGCTTGGAGCAATATAGATGTTGCCCTAAAACGCCGCTATGATTTGATCCCGAATCTAGTGGAAACTGTCAAGGGATACGCAGCACACGAAAAATCAACCTTAGAAAGCGTAATTGAAGCCAGAAATGCCGCGATGGCAGTGCCTTCAAACGATATAAATGCACAGATAAAGGCTGAAAACCAACTGCAGCAAAGTCTGCGCAGTATATTTGCCTTGGGGGAAGCATATCCAGATTTAAAAGCAAATATTAACTTTTTGGACCTGCAGCAAAAGCTTAACGAAATAGAAGAGAACCTAGAGCGCAGCCGAAGATATTATAATGGTACCGTACGGGAGAACAATACTTATGGAGAGAGTCTGCCGGGGGTAGTGTTTGCCGGAATGCTCAACTACCAGCATTTTGATTATTTTGAAACCGATGAGGCCAGCCGTGAAAATGTGAAGGTGAGTTTTGGGTAG
- a CDS encoding DUF1398 domain-containing protein, with protein MFTVEQIELAHSKIKSGAEFPKYIEEIKQIGVTAFETWVSDSHTEYFGKNNFRTKSKPKYEELDIADYTDKQKFEEYLKIHQKGETDYFTFCKHSAETGIEKWIVNLEKMTCVYFDKVENEVTIEHVPTV; from the coding sequence ATGTTTACAGTAGAACAAATTGAATTAGCCCACAGTAAAATCAAATCAGGGGCGGAATTTCCAAAGTATATTGAGGAAATCAAGCAAATCGGAGTAACGGCATTTGAAACTTGGGTGTCGGACAGCCATACTGAATATTTTGGAAAGAACAATTTTCGGACGAAATCTAAACCGAAATATGAAGAATTGGATATAGCAGATTATACTGATAAGCAAAAATTTGAAGAATATTTGAAAATCCACCAAAAAGGAGAAACAGACTATTTTACATTTTGTAAACATAGCGCTGAAACAGGAATTGAGAAATGGATAGTAAATCTTGAAAAAATGACCTGTGTTTATTTTGACAAAGTTGAAAATGAAGTTACAATTGAACATGTACCAACCGTATAA
- a CDS encoding vWA domain-containing protein translates to MKTLFTLFTVVLLSLQLHAQIVTISGTVTDDTSLVLPGANVIIKGTSTGTQTDFNGKYSISAQIGQKLVFSYVGFETEEVKIKKAGEINVTLKPSAALDEVVVTAYGGRREKKSLGYAVVPIHSANQALQGKASGVRIRGSASLYGSRSYENNNRVAENESYGRIEENIFKSVVTAPLSTFSIDVDKAGYSNIRRMLNNGQKIPEDAVKIEEMVNYFAYDYPQPTGKNPFSITADMVNSPWNQDAKLVRIGLKGKDISLENVPPSNLVFLLDVSGSMNDTNKLPLLKAALNVLVDKLREKDKVSIVVYAGAAGLVLPPTSGAEKQLIRNAIEHLSAGGSTAGGAGIELAYKVATENFSKKGNNRVILATDGDFNVGASSDRSMENLIEEKRKSGVFLTCLGFGMGNYKDSKLETLADKGNGNHAYIDSMQEAQKVLGTEFFGTLYTIAKDVKIQVEFNPSKVQAYRLIGYENRLLNDEDFKDDTKDAGELGSGHTVTALYEIIPVGVKSKYLKAIDNLKYTKQTNLNYRDEMLTVKFRYKEPNGDVSKLIEKTVKDENISIDNASDDLKFSAAVALFGMQLRKSEFINTKKREDVIVLAEAGKGTDADGYRAEFIRLVKSSK, encoded by the coding sequence ATGAAAACACTCTTCACATTGTTTACAGTAGTATTACTGAGCCTTCAGCTACACGCACAGATAGTTACCATCAGCGGTACAGTAACCGATGATACAAGTCTTGTTTTGCCTGGAGCAAATGTTATTATCAAAGGAACTTCCACAGGAACACAAACGGATTTTAATGGCAAGTACAGTATTTCAGCACAAATAGGGCAGAAATTGGTTTTCTCCTATGTAGGATTTGAAACCGAAGAAGTTAAGATAAAAAAAGCTGGAGAAATTAATGTAACATTAAAGCCGAGTGCTGCCTTGGATGAGGTTGTAGTTACAGCGTACGGAGGAAGAAGAGAGAAAAAATCCTTGGGGTATGCCGTTGTTCCCATTCATTCAGCAAATCAAGCTCTTCAAGGTAAAGCCTCGGGTGTGCGGATCAGGGGTTCGGCTTCTTTATATGGCTCAAGAAGCTACGAAAACAACAACCGCGTTGCGGAAAACGAATCCTACGGCCGCATTGAGGAAAATATTTTTAAAAGCGTAGTTACGGCACCACTATCTACCTTTTCAATAGATGTTGACAAAGCAGGTTACAGCAACATCCGCCGAATGTTGAACAATGGGCAGAAAATACCGGAAGATGCCGTAAAGATTGAGGAAATGGTAAATTACTTCGCCTATGACTATCCGCAGCCCACAGGCAAAAATCCGTTTTCAATTACTGCAGATATGGTAAACTCACCGTGGAACCAAGATGCCAAGTTGGTGCGGATTGGTTTAAAAGGAAAAGATATTTCCCTAGAAAATGTTCCGCCTTCAAACTTGGTGTTTTTATTAGATGTTTCTGGTTCTATGAATGATACCAACAAACTGCCATTGCTGAAAGCTGCTTTAAATGTTTTGGTAGATAAATTACGTGAAAAAGACAAAGTTTCAATCGTAGTCTACGCAGGTGCTGCAGGATTGGTATTGCCGCCCACTTCGGGAGCAGAAAAACAATTAATTCGAAATGCCATTGAACATCTTAGCGCCGGTGGCTCAACAGCGGGTGGCGCAGGAATTGAATTGGCTTACAAAGTTGCAACTGAAAACTTCAGCAAAAAAGGAAACAATCGGGTCATTCTAGCCACGGATGGCGACTTTAACGTTGGTGCTTCCAGCGATCGCTCCATGGAGAACCTAATTGAGGAAAAACGTAAAAGCGGTGTATTCCTTACTTGCTTAGGTTTTGGAATGGGTAATTACAAAGACAGCAAACTTGAAACTCTAGCCGATAAAGGCAACGGAAACCATGCTTATATAGACAGCATGCAGGAAGCGCAAAAAGTGTTGGGCACGGAATTCTTCGGAACTCTTTATACCATTGCAAAAGATGTAAAAATTCAAGTAGAGTTTAATCCCTCAAAAGTTCAGGCATATAGATTGATTGGATATGAAAACCGTTTACTGAACGATGAAGATTTTAAGGACGACACCAAAGACGCAGGTGAATTGGGCAGCGGACACACCGTTACCGCGCTGTATGAAATAATTCCCGTGGGTGTAAAAAGCAAATACTTGAAGGCTATTGATAATTTGAAATACACAAAACAAACCAATCTAAATTATAGAGATGAAATGCTTACGGTAAAATTCCGCTATAAGGAACCCAATGGTGACGTAAGTAAATTGATTGAGAAAACAGTGAAAGACGAAAACATTTCCATAGATAATGCTTCAGATGACTTAAAGTTTTCAGCTGCGGTAGCCCTTTTCGGAATGCAGCTGCGCAAATCTGAATTTATAAATACTAAAAAAAGAGAAGATGTAATTGTATTGGCAGAGGCTGGTAAGGGAACCGATGCCGACGGATACCGAGCAGAGTTCATAAGGTTGGTAAAGAGCAGCAAATAA